The following are encoded in a window of Gaiellales bacterium genomic DNA:
- a CDS encoding MFS transporter, giving the protein MAPTPLRRNRDFVLLQSGQLFSAMGSEATAIAYPLLALALTHSPARAGLVAFARLVPFAVLQLPAGLAADRFDRRRMMVGADLVRATTIGVLAASIAMGDASFALLAVVALIEGSATVAFTVAATGALRSVVPAAQLPDAVATVTARIATVNLAGPPLGGFLFGIARSLPFAVDACSYAASLASLALIPTPFQQVREPSDATIRAQIAEGMRFLWGHPFLRTCAFLYGLGNFALPGILLVIVVAGREQGLSGGRIGALLAAFGICLLAGSLLSPIARRRLSMRTILWIELVAWMGSAAFLVRPSVFVLAAGILPQGIAMPMTDSVVVGYRIAVTPDRLLGRVEAVRSSIALSITPLGPLVAGFLLEKISARETIAFFCLFNVVLLTWGVLSPAIRRAPSLNDLATAEG; this is encoded by the coding sequence GTGGCTCCGACGCCTCTGCGGCGCAATCGCGACTTCGTCCTGCTCCAGTCCGGGCAGCTGTTCTCGGCGATGGGGTCGGAGGCTACGGCCATCGCCTACCCGCTGCTGGCGCTCGCGCTGACCCACTCGCCCGCCCGCGCCGGCCTGGTCGCGTTCGCCCGCCTCGTGCCGTTCGCCGTGCTCCAGCTCCCGGCAGGGCTGGCGGCCGACCGGTTCGACCGCCGCCGCATGATGGTGGGGGCCGACCTGGTGCGTGCCACGACAATCGGCGTCCTGGCTGCGTCGATTGCGATGGGGGACGCGTCCTTCGCCCTCCTGGCCGTGGTCGCGCTGATCGAGGGCTCAGCCACCGTCGCCTTCACCGTCGCGGCGACCGGGGCGCTGCGCTCGGTCGTGCCGGCGGCCCAGCTCCCGGACGCGGTCGCGACCGTCACGGCCCGGATCGCGACGGTCAACCTGGCCGGCCCGCCGCTCGGCGGGTTCCTGTTCGGGATCGCGCGGTCGCTCCCATTCGCCGTCGACGCCTGCTCGTATGCGGCCTCGCTGGCGTCGCTCGCCCTGATCCCCACTCCGTTCCAGCAGGTGCGCGAGCCCAGCGACGCGACCATCCGCGCGCAGATCGCGGAGGGCATGCGCTTCCTATGGGGGCACCCGTTCCTGCGCACGTGCGCCTTCCTCTACGGCCTGGGGAACTTCGCCCTGCCGGGGATCCTGCTCGTGATCGTCGTCGCCGGCCGCGAGCAGGGCCTGAGCGGCGGCCGGATCGGCGCGCTGCTGGCGGCGTTCGGCATCTGCCTGCTGGCCGGGTCGCTGCTCTCCCCGATCGCCCGGCGGCGCCTCTCGATGCGGACGATCCTGTGGATCGAGCTCGTGGCCTGGATGGGCAGCGCCGCGTTCCTCGTCCGGCCGAGCGTGTTCGTGCTGGCGGCCGGCATCCTGCCGCAGGGCATCGCCATGCCGATGACCGACTCGGTCGTCGTCGGCTACCGCATCGCGGTCACGCCCGACCGGCTGCTGGGCCGGGTCGAGGCGGTGCGCAGCTCGATCGCGCTCTCCATCACGCCGCTGGGACCGCTGGTCGCCGGGTTCCTGCTCGAGAAGATCTCGGCGCGCGAGACGATCGCGTTCTTCTGCCTGTTCAACGTCGTCCTGCTCACCTGGGGCGTCCTCAGCCCGGCGATCCGGCGCGCGCCCAGCCTCAACGATCTGGCGACGGCCGAAGGCTAG
- a CDS encoding DUF805 domain-containing protein: MLHWYTDVIKQYAVFDGRASRPEYWWFFLINTVISVILDVVIPGTTGQVLGAIYALAVLLPSIGVGIRRLHDTNRTGWWLLVSLVPVVGWIWIIVLLALAGDVGSNRYGPPPGTAREPDTIVA; this comes from the coding sequence ATGCTGCACTGGTACACCGACGTGATCAAGCAGTACGCCGTGTTCGACGGGCGGGCGAGCCGGCCCGAGTACTGGTGGTTCTTCCTGATCAACACCGTCATCTCGGTGATCCTGGACGTCGTGATCCCCGGCACCACCGGCCAGGTGCTCGGCGCGATCTATGCCCTCGCGGTGCTGTTGCCCTCGATCGGCGTCGGCATCCGCCGCCTCCACGACACGAACCGGACCGGCTGGTGGCTGCTCGTCAGCCTCGTCCCGGTCGTCGGCTGGATCTGGATCATCGTGCTCCTCGCGCTGGCAGGCGACGTCGGCTCGAACCGCTACGGCCCGCCTCCAGGTACGGCGAGGGAACCGGACACGATCGTCGCGTAG
- a CDS encoding pyridoxal-dependent decarboxylase, whose protein sequence is MAAEPVSLPTTGELRAALEQAAEWIARYLDDVDRLPVLAQVKPGEIAAALPEHPPAHGEPLEAILADVDRVIVPGLTHWNHPGFMAYFGITGSPPGILGETIAAALNVNAMLWRTSPAATELEQVTLRWTAELLGFPTGWFGQITDTASSSTLWALAAAREAAGLDIRGRGMAGRDDLPPLRVYTSQEAHSSVEKACIVLGFGQEGLIKIPTDAEFRMRPDALRDAVAADVAAGRRPIAAVATVGTTSSTSIDPVSAVADVCAGHGMWLHVDAAYGGAAAVVPEMRAVVAGCERADSLVVNPHKWLLTPVDCSLLYTARPDDMRAAFSLVPEYLRSNEDDVVNLMDYGVALGRRFRSLKLWMVLRAYGADGLAAIVAGHVELARRLEAAVRAEPGWELLAPVPFSTVCFRYRPGGVDDEAELRAVNEAILERVNASGRALVSHTDLKGRYALRVAIGNAATTAEHVDRAWDLLREGAAR, encoded by the coding sequence ATGGCCGCCGAGCCGGTCAGCCTGCCGACCACCGGCGAGCTGCGGGCGGCGCTCGAGCAGGCGGCCGAATGGATCGCCCGCTATCTCGACGACGTCGATCGCCTGCCCGTCCTGGCGCAGGTGAAGCCGGGCGAGATCGCGGCGGCGCTCCCCGAGCACCCGCCGGCGCACGGCGAGCCGCTCGAGGCGATCCTGGCCGACGTCGACCGCGTCATCGTGCCCGGCCTGACGCACTGGAACCACCCCGGCTTCATGGCCTACTTCGGCATCACCGGCTCGCCGCCGGGCATCCTCGGCGAGACGATCGCCGCCGCCCTGAACGTGAACGCGATGCTCTGGCGGACGTCGCCCGCCGCGACCGAGCTCGAGCAGGTGACGCTGCGCTGGACGGCCGAGCTGCTGGGCTTCCCGACCGGCTGGTTCGGGCAGATCACCGACACCGCCAGCTCGTCGACCCTGTGGGCGCTCGCCGCCGCCCGCGAGGCGGCCGGCCTGGACATCCGCGGCCGCGGGATGGCCGGCCGCGACGACCTGCCGCCGCTGCGCGTCTACACCTCCCAGGAGGCCCACTCGTCGGTCGAGAAGGCCTGCATCGTGCTCGGGTTCGGACAGGAGGGCCTGATCAAGATCCCGACCGACGCCGAGTTCCGGATGCGGCCCGACGCGCTGCGCGACGCGGTCGCGGCCGACGTCGCCGCCGGCCGCCGCCCGATCGCGGCCGTCGCCACCGTCGGCACCACGTCGTCGACGAGCATCGACCCGGTCTCCGCGGTCGCGGACGTCTGCGCCGGGCACGGCATGTGGCTGCACGTCGACGCGGCCTACGGCGGCGCCGCCGCGGTCGTGCCGGAGATGCGCGCTGTCGTGGCCGGCTGCGAGCGGGCCGACTCCCTGGTCGTGAACCCGCACAAGTGGCTGCTCACGCCCGTCGACTGCAGCCTGCTCTACACGGCCCGCCCGGACGATATGCGGGCGGCCTTCTCGCTCGTTCCCGAGTACCTGCGCTCGAACGAGGACGACGTCGTCAACCTGATGGACTACGGCGTCGCGCTCGGCCGCCGCTTCCGCTCGCTGAAGCTGTGGATGGTGCTGCGCGCCTACGGGGCGGACGGCCTCGCCGCGATCGTCGCCGGCCACGTCGAGCTGGCCCGCCGGCTCGAGGCGGCGGTGCGGGCCGAGCCCGGCTGGGAGCTGCTCGCGCCGGTGCCGTTCTCGACGGTCTGCTTCCGCTACCGGCCCGGCGGCGTCGATGACGAGGCCGAGCTGCGGGCCGTGAACGAGGCGATCCTCGAGCGCGTGAATGCGAGCGGCCGCGCGCTCGTCTCCCACACCGATCTCAAGGGCCGTTACGCGCTGCGGGTCGCGATCGGGAACGCGGCGACGACGGCAGAGCACGTCGACCGGGCCTGGGACCTGCTCCGCGAGGGGGCCGCGCGCTAG
- a CDS encoding AI-2E family transporter encodes MLPGPQRIVVDLPLRTIVRVVAVVLVTIAAVDILAHVARILIWMATSLFLAVALQPAVRLAERRMSHTLAVFAVFAALLLLVVAFLALLIIPIASQVDELRSAAPTYINDLRHNETINSLNTRYHLVQKAEEAANAYPGKAFGALSKIVSGVVATITVLFLTLFLLLEMPALAEGLLRFFPPERAEQVRRIGGDINRNVAGYVLGNLIISVIAGTVIGISLWILGVPFALALAVFMGVFDLVPLVGATVGALAAIGVAFATQGVTAGIVMIVVNIVYQQIENHVLQPIVYRRTVQLSAFLILIAVLIGGELLGVLGALIAIPVAGSLQLLFRELTSGSIHAPRQPAPEPPPG; translated from the coding sequence ATGCTTCCCGGCCCGCAGCGGATCGTCGTCGACCTGCCCCTACGCACCATCGTGCGCGTCGTCGCGGTCGTGCTCGTCACGATCGCCGCCGTCGACATCCTCGCGCACGTCGCCCGGATCCTGATCTGGATGGCCACGTCGCTCTTCCTGGCGGTGGCGCTGCAGCCGGCCGTCCGGCTGGCCGAGCGGCGCATGTCGCACACGCTGGCCGTGTTCGCGGTGTTCGCCGCGCTGCTGCTGCTCGTCGTGGCGTTCCTGGCGCTCCTGATCATCCCGATCGCGAGCCAGGTCGACGAGCTGCGCAGCGCCGCCCCGACCTACATCAACGACCTGCGCCACAACGAGACGATCAACAGCCTGAACACGCGCTATCACCTCGTGCAGAAGGCCGAGGAGGCCGCGAACGCCTATCCGGGCAAGGCGTTCGGGGCGCTGAGCAAGATCGTGAGCGGCGTCGTCGCCACGATCACCGTGCTCTTCCTGACGCTGTTCCTCTTGCTCGAGATGCCGGCGCTGGCCGAGGGGCTCCTGCGCTTCTTCCCGCCCGAGCGGGCCGAGCAGGTCCGCCGCATCGGCGGCGACATCAACCGCAACGTGGCCGGCTACGTGCTCGGCAACCTGATCATCTCCGTCATCGCGGGAACGGTGATCGGGATCTCGCTGTGGATCCTCGGCGTGCCCTTCGCGCTCGCGCTCGCGGTGTTCATGGGCGTGTTCGACCTGGTGCCACTCGTCGGCGCGACCGTCGGCGCACTGGCGGCGATCGGGGTCGCCTTCGCGACGCAGGGCGTGACCGCCGGCATCGTGATGATCGTCGTGAACATCGTCTACCAGCAGATCGAGAACCATGTCCTGCAGCCGATCGTGTACCGGCGCACGGTGCAGCTCTCGGCGTTCCTCATCCTGATCGCGGTGCTGATCGGCGGGGAGCTGCTCGGCGTGCTGGGCGCGCTGATCGCGATCCCGGTCGCCGGGTCGCTGCAGCTGCTCTTCCGCGAGCTGACCTCGGGCTCGATCCACGCGCCGCGGCAGCCGGCGCCCGAACCGCCTCCCGGCTAG
- a CDS encoding aspartate aminotransferase family protein, with product MSAPARTDFSMTASPGRRLPVAVRAGGCVIEDSDGKRYLDACGGAMVMLLGHGHPRIVEALQRQAERIAFTYRFSFSNEPMMDLAERIARIAPGDLEWCFFNSSGSEANESALHLAVLYWELQGHAGKIEFLSRVTSYHGSTMGALSLSGSRWRAPFELLLRKYAVVPNADTAEEGAAALEAAIMSRGAEHVAAFVVEPVTGSSGAAVPLPDGYLAAVREVCDRHDVLLVADEVITGFGRTGRWFGVEHFGAVPDVITFGKGIGGGAVPLSGMVASRRLREVVETNPSGFSYGHTFSGNPLACAVGCEVIDVIESEGLLEAATVRGEQLHARLAEIAARHPIVAELRGLGLLRGIELRAPGGGRFAAADGVSGKVSAEAKRRGLMIYSCPTPVGTEHMDALLLAPPLTVTEAEIDEIAALLDETLAVVEATL from the coding sequence GTGAGCGCCCCCGCCCGCACCGACTTCTCGATGACCGCCAGCCCCGGGCGGCGGCTGCCGGTGGCCGTTCGCGCGGGCGGGTGCGTGATCGAGGACTCCGACGGCAAGCGCTACCTCGACGCCTGCGGCGGCGCCATGGTGATGCTGCTCGGCCACGGCCATCCCCGCATCGTGGAGGCGCTCCAGCGCCAGGCCGAGCGGATCGCCTTCACGTACCGGTTCTCGTTCTCGAACGAGCCGATGATGGACCTGGCCGAGCGGATCGCCCGGATCGCGCCCGGCGACCTCGAGTGGTGCTTCTTCAACTCCTCCGGCTCCGAGGCCAACGAGTCGGCGCTGCACCTGGCCGTGCTCTACTGGGAGCTCCAGGGCCACGCGGGCAAGATCGAGTTCCTGAGCCGGGTCACGTCGTACCACGGCTCGACGATGGGGGCGCTCTCGCTGTCCGGGTCGCGCTGGCGGGCGCCGTTCGAGCTCCTCCTGCGCAAGTACGCGGTCGTCCCCAACGCCGACACGGCCGAGGAGGGGGCCGCGGCGCTCGAGGCGGCGATCATGTCGCGCGGCGCCGAGCACGTCGCCGCGTTCGTCGTCGAGCCGGTGACGGGGTCGTCCGGCGCGGCCGTGCCGCTGCCCGACGGCTACCTGGCCGCTGTGCGCGAGGTGTGCGACCGCCACGACGTCCTCCTGGTCGCCGACGAGGTGATCACGGGCTTCGGGCGCACCGGCCGCTGGTTCGGCGTCGAGCACTTCGGCGCCGTGCCCGACGTGATCACGTTCGGCAAGGGCATCGGCGGCGGCGCCGTCCCGCTCTCGGGCATGGTCGCGTCGCGGCGGCTGCGCGAGGTCGTCGAGACGAACCCGAGCGGCTTCTCCTACGGCCACACGTTCTCCGGCAACCCGCTCGCCTGCGCGGTCGGGTGCGAGGTGATCGACGTGATCGAGTCGGAGGGCCTGCTCGAGGCGGCGACCGTGCGCGGCGAGCAGCTGCACGCCCGCCTGGCCGAGATCGCCGCTCGCCACCCGATCGTCGCCGAGCTGCGCGGCCTCGGGCTGCTGCGCGGGATCGAACTGCGCGCGCCCGGCGGAGGTCGCTTCGCCGCCGCGGACGGCGTGTCGGGCAAGGTCTCGGCCGAGGCGAAGCGGCGGGGGCTGATGATCTACTCGTGCCCGACGCCCGTCGGCACCGAGCACATGGACGCGCTCCTGCTGGCGCCGCCGCTGACCGTGACCGAGGCCGAGATCGACGAGATCGCCGCGCTCCTCGACGAGACCCTGGCGGTCGTCGAGGCGACGCTCTAG